From one Mytilus edulis chromosome 1, xbMytEdul2.2, whole genome shotgun sequence genomic stretch:
- the LOC139492763 gene encoding schlafen-like protein 1: protein MSTEFVIEVHNLKNKNDTILKDTIKKVFENKLDVDISVDKLDIEDCGDTKTATVYLQSLDEAYKVADGINSKGFKFTQIATEYKPIYACRVHSKRPANVYLHDEDIGDETRFREFKVGGGNIDNFLKTGNLKCLANYACGFVNNQEDGIIYVGVNDHGKVVGRKFDHDRRDQIRTQISRIMKNDIEPPLNTIHYSIYFAPVRTREGENQEDMYVLEIKFYTVDKFDKLYRVDGKVYEKRDACLSQPLSHKRILDWEEQIRHKQKNDELREQITKNQQLIDEKDQEINKEKCLRLEKETTVTTLEREKSELIKENKKLMGKSKVCVIL from the exons atgtCGACAGAATTCGTGATAGAAGTGCacaacttaaaaaataaaaatgacaccatcttaaaagacacaattaaaAAAGTATTCGAAAACAAACTAGATGTAGATATTTCTGTGGATAAATTGGATATAGAAGATTGCGGAGATACAAAAACCGCTACTGTATATTTACAATCACTCGACGAGGCATACAAAGTCGCCGACGGTATTAATAGCAAAGGTTTCAAATTCACACAGATAGCAACAGAATATAAGCCGATTTATGCTTGCAGAGTACATAGTAAAAGACCTGCGAATGTATATTTACATGATGAAGATATTGGGGACGAAACACGATTTAGAGAATTTAAAGTAGGAGGTGGTAATATTGATAACTTTCTGAAAACGGGAAATTTGAAATGTCTAGCTAATTATGCATGCGGATTTGTTAACAATCAGGAAGATGGAATAATATATGTAGGCGTAAATGACCATG gaaAAGTGGTCGGTCGGAAATTTGATCATGATAGAAGAGACCAAATAAGGACACAAATTTCACGAATAATGAAGAATGATATAGAACCTCCACTCAATACAATCCATTACAGTATCTATTTTGCGCCGGTGCGAACAAGAGAAGGAGAAAATCAAG AAGACATGTATGTATTGGAGATCAAATTTTACACAGTGGATAAATTTGATAAACTTTACAGAGTAGACGGAAAAGTGTATGAAAAACGTGATGCCTGCCTTTCGCAACCGCTGTCTCATAAACGTATACTGGATTGGGAAGAACAG ATTAGACATAAGCAGAAAAATGATGAACTTCGAGAACAAATAACAAAGAACCAGCAACTGATTGATGAAAAAGACCAGGAAATAAATAAAGAGAAATGTTTGAGATTAGAGAAAGAGACAACTGTTACCACATTGGAACGTGAGAAATCAGAActcataaaagaaaacaaaaaattaatggGTAAATCCAAAGTGTGTGTGATTTTGTGA